The genomic window AATTCTCGCATCTTGTGTCTAAGGCCATGGAGAATAGATCTGATCGTCGATTCTCAAACGAATAAATCCAATCAGATATGGATAAACATGTTTTACATATTTCTTGGTACAagagaaaatttgaaagttttaaggtGACTAAGCGTAAAAGATGTTAAAGGTTATGAGAGGTTTTGGGTTCAAACTTTTGGGATAGttgttataaatatattttttttcaaaacattttaaaaataaacaaataaaggggtcataaaataaaagtaaagaagGTAGAGAAGAAAAAATCGCGTATATAAAAGAGGAAATAAAAGAACCAGAAATAGGAAAGCAAAAGAGAACAtatgaattttattgattaatcGATATGTTTACAAAGTTTTTTCAAtgtctatatttatagacataagaagtatacATGACATCAAACTCTACTTCTAATTACTATAATAGTCctaaaatacattaaatttaTCTTGATCTTAATAGACATCCATTTAATGATAAAGTAttcataaaaaatccaaaattttataaaatctaataatatgaataatatgTCACCAAcataataatatgtgaataaaaaaacttaaaataataccaaattactttttttttttaaatcaaaacacTCATTACATGTATGataatgtatataaattatattttaatagaaTTCAATTTTGAACTAGTGTTGAGAGAaattttaaacacaatttcaaacataagcactaatttcaaattttgtaattACCCTTTTCAATAATGTTATGTCCAAAAATTGAACCTAAACTTGAGTTCtctcttaaaataataatatcccTTACAATTGCATTCAATTATTTATTGGTCAATATTTGAACTGTTAATTCATTTTAACCAAAACTTGAAGTCAATTGAAAACTTTAGAAATTGAATATATTGCTAATAATGTGTTGATATGATGGCTTTTAGTCTACCATTTGAGTATGTCATGTGTGAAACTTGTTTGggtatttttgtttctttatccaatGTGCTTTATACGAATTTGCTTTTACATTGTACTTATAaaatacatgtatttataataataaGACTTTAGGAAAaattgataagtgctaaaagtaatgtcttttaaattcatttttaatgggtttttggatgattattcgatgttaattatGAATATTATGCTCccaatcctttaaattcatgtttcaatgcttaatagagcacttggGAGTAAAAGGAGCGAAAATCGGAGCGTCGAAGCAAGCTACAAGAGCTATACGGGCTAAAGCATTTCACACAGTCATGTCGATTTCACAGAATTGCACACCGAACTGCAGAAAATTGTGATGtttaggtttttcgggcattctaagacatatatatgaccaaataagaagataggagtaaCCCATTAGAGGATATTCaagaaaataactcaaaaaatacCATTGAAGCCGACTTGGAAGCAAATTTCTGTCAAGATTAAAGATTCCCTgttgatttcttaggaagttatcatgagtttctttattccTTTCGGTTATATTGTATTTTGGATATTTTTactttcaagcatgaactaattttctaaatacctagggagatgaaccctatgatggattttatcgtttgatttttattttatgcaataaatacttagtttcttgttctcaattatgtgtgcttaattcttagtttaatatttctagagtATTAATCGTGTTTGATGCGCTTAAATCGATGCTTGAATAGGCCATGTTGAATAGTAGATCTTGCGTAGTTGAGTAgaattgcatgcaatcctagaaatatgacaacataaatctaccagattagagtcaaatccaTAGCACAAGTTAAtccgataataggggttttaattagaaagaaatttcaattaatcaacctaaagtcagttgcttttatgctcgaaagagatatttgtataatttagggatttctaaagATCAAGGTCCTAAGTAAAAAAATTGTGTAACTTAAATTAatagtgacagatgaaatctaggtgaattctttcctaggtattgtttcgcttcttggttgttactCGATTATTTTCGTGATTTGTTCTTTGTAGTGgtcgttagttaattaatttaattaattttagttttatgcCTCATTCAACATTGACTTtccaaaaataagcaaaaaacaAATATGGTCAACATGGTGTCCATGTCTCCATTCCCTTTTGACCATTTTTAGGTAATGAAGCTAAATCGTCTAATCCCCAAAACCCTAACAACCCCTCATCACTAACTTCATTGCCTCTAAATTGATTTCCCATTACTTGAAATGATTGGTGCTCCTCTATTGTCCATGAAAACCTTTGTGATTATATCATTCGGACCCAACGGCAGGTACGCTGCCACTACGCACCATTTCTCCCCGAATTGTTGAACAACTTGATTGTACTTCTTCAACCAATAAGCATTCGTGGGGACCACTAAATGAGCCATTTGAGGGAAAAGTGAGAGACGGTTAAGAGTTCGCCAAGTAAAAACAGCGTATTGTTTTGCTACTACCTCATACTTATCATACATTTCCTTAGTTGTTGGTCCATACCTGGTGTAAACGTTCCTCGTGATTGACTTAGCTGCGTCTACAACCCTGACTTGTTGGACTTTTGAAGCCACAGTTCGAGCCTGGCTTGAAGCATGTTTCACGACAGATGGCACATGACACTCAAACGGGCTCAATAACTTATCCACCTATAGGCCACATGCACCCAAAGACCCTCATTAACATGCAATTTACGCTAAGATATAGTAAAGAACCTTTTTAATGCTTACTTTGCGataaaaaattttgaagagtTCAAACAGTACATTGCGAAATTTGTCGTTAAAAAGACCGATAATAGTCTTGACGATTTCTTCAACGATTTGAACCCTTGATTTAAGTGCACTGGAGTTTTCCTTAGTATACTCATGCATTCTTGAAACACACACAACTGTATAGATTGATGCCACTTGAACAAAATATAGATGCTTAAGTTTCTTCTGAATATTTTCTAGGTTCtacattcaaaattaaacaaatttagctTCACATCcataaaaaggaaaatagaaattattaaaagattCCTAAACTTACAGCCTCTATTTCGGCAGTTAATTTCGCGGTGCTTTCAACCTCCGTCGACTGTTTGAAATTTGCATCGATGATAAacgataaaagtaacatattttaatctcattcttaatgcatttttggatgattatttgtgcaaattggtgaatttgatgcttctaatcctttaaattcatgtttcaatACTTatgagagcatttgggagcgaaaGGAGTGAAAAATTAGCCAAAAGTAGACAAATAGAGCTATTTTCaagagccacacggcctgggccTTTCCACACAGGTTGGGCACAAGCCCGTGTGAGCCACAAGGGCTCTACACAGGGCCATGTGCTAGATTGTGTCGATTTCGCAACTTGAATCACAAACGCGCGAAAAAAcgcaatttttaggctttctgggcattctaaagtctataaataccaattaaaaGAATAGAAGAGGGAGCCATCAGATAATATCGAAGAAAATAACTCGAAGAACACCGTTGGAGTCAACTCTAAAGCGGATTTCCATCAAGATCgaagacctccttttaatttcttttgaagtttttatgagtttctttatttcttgtggttattctgactttgGGATGTTTTCATtcacaattatgaactaattccttagatacctagggaagatgaaaccaatgatgaattctattatttaatttctgttttatgcgataaatacttgattcttgttctcaattatgtgcgcttatctcttattttaatattttcgggatattaattcatgtttaatgtgcttaattagaggagcaaaagtccctgtttaagagtagatctagcataattgagtgaagTTGTATGCAATCtcagaaataggacgacataagtctaccagattagagtcaaatctaatagaggaatccatagatcaagttaatgcgataataggggttttaattagaaagaaatttcaattaatcaacctagagtcaattgttattactctcgaaagagatattagcataatttagggatttctacgggtcaagataccaagtgaataaatcgtttaaatcagattcataataatagaagaagtctaggtggattctttcttaggtattgtctctctcattggttattattcgattattttcttgattcattctctgttgagttcttagttaaattagtttagtaattttagcttaaaacacatcactccaatttgtcggctACATAGTAAGAAAacagtaattactaatacttttagtcatcgtggatacgatatctttactcaccgTAACTATATTATTTATCGATAAATACGCTTACTTTTATCGTATTTTTAATTAGTCACGTGACACATCAATCAACCAATATTTTCACCAAACCACTATGAAAACCAACTGCATTAACAAAAGAGACGAGAGATAAAATAGAGCTTCCTTGAATATACCAAAAGGGATGAACTAAAGCGTTGTAACGACTCCCCATTTATATTATCAACATATAACATTGTGGATAAGGAGAATTAAatctatgaaattaaaaaaaaaatttaatgagtgGAATACTCAAGAAGACTTATTATGCTTAGCTTGATTAGGTTTTAATCATTGGTGTGATTACGTGGATCTAAATGTATagggaataaataaataataatccaaaattttacaaaaccTAATAATATGGATAATATGTCACCAATGTAATAAAATGGGGATAAAGAAAACTTGTACCAAATtactttcaaatatatatttaaaacattcattacataattatattttaaccaaattcaattttatttattttaataaagatAGGTACTCTAactagattaaaaaaatatttaaacataatttcaaACATAAAATCTGATTATTTCAAGGCTTGTATTTgaaatgtaaatttaatttaaccagaacttaaaatcaaacaaaaattttaaaaattgaatacaTTGTCAATATAGTGTTGGTTAAGGACTTGGGTACTCAAGTCTTACCATGATTTGAGTAAGTCATGTATGAAATTTATTCGGATTTTTCGATTTTTTCATCCGTTGTGTTTTATACTAATTTGATTATACATTGTATTAATAGAGTAcatgtatttataataataaacattttgatattttaaatttcaaaattatttaagattttttcctctcgttttaaataaaaaagcatCATTCagcattaaattttcaaacataagCGAAAAACAAAGAAGGTTGGCAATGGAGTTCATACCTCCATTTTCTCGTGACAGTTTTAGGTACGGAAGCTAAATCGCCTAATCCCCAAAACCCTAACAAAACCCCTATCACTGATTTCATTGCCTTAGAACTGATTCACCATTACTCGAAACGACCGGCGCTCTCCCGTCGTCTATGAAAACCTTTGCAATTCTATTTATCGGAATCAATGGGAGGTACGCTGCCACCACGTAACCATTCTCCCCGAAATGTTGAACAACCTGATTGTACTTCTCCGACCAGTAAGCAGTCGTAGGGAGCACTACCTGTGCCACTTGAGGGAAAAACGGGAGACGACTAAGAGATCGCCAAGCGAAAACAGCGTACTGTTCCGCCACCCGCTCGTACTTGTCATGCATCGCTTTAGCTGTCAGTTTATACTTGGTGTAAATGTCTCTTGTGATTGACTTAGCCACGTCTACGACCCCGACTCGTTGGACCTCTGACGCCACAGTTCGAGCCTGGCTTGAAGATTGCTTCACCATAGATGGAACGTGACGCTCCAGTTGACTCAGTGACTTGTCTACCTACAGACCACATGCAAACAAAGAACCTCATTAACATGCATTTTAAGCTAAGATATAGTAAAGAACCTCATTAATTCTTACCTTGCAATCAACAAATTTGAGGAGTTCAAACGGTACATCGCGAAATTTATCGTAAACGGGACCGATGACAGTCTTAACAGTTTCTTCGACGGTTTGAACCCCCGGTTTAAGTGGACCGGAGTTTTCCTTAGCGTACTCATAGATGCTTGAAACACACACAACCACATAGATTGACACCACTTGAATGAAATCTAGATACTTGAGTTTCTTTTGAATATTTTCTGGGTTCtgcattcaattttttttaaacatttaactTCACATTCATCAAAAAAGGAAAACAGAAATTATCAAGAGATGCTTACACTTATAGCTTCTATTTGTTTGTGATTTGATTCGACCGTCGATTTCATGGTGCTTTCAGCCTCCACCGGCTGTTTGAAATCTGCATCCACCAACGTTTTCTCCATTTTTGAGACCACTATTTTGAAAAACCAACAACGTTAACAAAAGAGACGAGAGAAGGAATAGAGTTTCTTCGAATATAACGGAGGGGACGAACCAGAGCGTTGTAACAACTCCCCATTTTATAGCGATGGTTTAGTATTACTAATTTGTTActaacatttaaatatatatgatacTAGTTTTCGTGAATATCTCTTTTAATAACGtcattaaatatatatgatactaattatatatgatattaattttcGTGATTACCTCATTAAATAAcgttatattcaaaatttaaacctaaatttATGTTAtatcttaaaacaaatatatGCAGTATAATTGTATCCCATATTAATTGATTAATATGTAAACtgtaaatttgatttaatcaaaaattaaagtaaaccaaaaaactttaaaaattgaatatattgTAAATAAAGTGTTGACTTTAATAATTAAAGTGAAAACTTTATGTTCTCGATTACTTAAGTCTCACTATGATAAATTATGATGTGCTGGCCATTTAGTCAACCATTTGAGCATATCATGTGTAAAATTTGTTCGGGTTTTTTGTTTCTTCATCagatgtttttttatattaatttgattttgCATTGAACTTGTAGATTACatgtatttataaataataaaactttggatattttaattttggggaaaaaaacATATTTCAACATTGAATTtccaaaataagcaaaaaaaaaaaaaacaaagaagattGGCAATGGAGTCCGTGTCTCCATTTCCCCGAGACCATTTTTAGGTAAGGAAGCTAAATTGCCTAATTCCTAAAACCCTAACAAAACCTCCTCATTGATTTCATTGCCTTTAAACTCATTGCACATTGCTCGAAATGGTCGATGCTCTTCTGTCATCCGCGAAAACTTTTGCGATTCCATCAGCCAAAATCAACGATAGGTACGGCGCCATCGCGTACCCTTTCTCCTCGGAATGTTGAACAACCTAATTGTTCTTCTCTGACCAGTAAGCAATCGTGGGGACCTCTACCTGAGCCACTTGAGGGAAAAGCAAGAGGTGGTTAAGAGACCGCTAAGCGAAAACAACATAGTGTTCCGCCACGGGCTCGTACTTGTACATCTCCTTAGCTATCGGGTCATACTTGGTGTAAATGTCCCTCGCGATTGACTTATTTGCGTCTGCAACCTCGACTCATTGGACCTCCGAAGCTACGGTTCGAGCTTGCCTCTAAGCTTGCTTCATGACAAATGACACGTTGCACTCCAACCGACTTAGTGACTCATCCACCTATAGATCACATGCGCACAAAGAACCTCATTAACTTGCAATTTAAGCTAAGGTATAGTAAAGAAGCTCATTAATGCTTACCTTGCCATCAACAAATTTGAGGAGCTCAAACGGTATATCATGGAAGTTGTAGTAAATATGAGATCAATGATGATCTAGACTGTTTTGTAGATGCTTGATACACACACAACTGCATAGATTGATGCCACTTGAACAAAATCTAGACACTTGAGTTTCTTTTGAATGTTTTTGGGTTCTACgttcaaaattaaacaaattaattttacatgcaaaaattatcaaGAGATGCTTACACTTACAGCATTTGCTTGTTTGGGATCCGATTGTGCTTTCAGCCTTTGTTAGCTGCTTGAAATCTGCATCAACCAATGTTTTCACCACTTTCGAGATAACCACTTAGAAAATCAACATCATTTGCTATAGAGATGAGAGATAGAATCGAGCTTCTTCCTATATAACGAAAGGGACAAACCAAAGCATTTTAACAACTTCCCCTTTTATAGCGATTTCTCTAGTTCAAACGGAGTAAAACTAAACAATTAGGAGGCTATTTACATTGTATTTTACTA from Gossypium hirsutum isolate 1008001.06 chromosome D12, Gossypium_hirsutum_v2.1, whole genome shotgun sequence includes these protein-coding regions:
- the LOC107947556 gene encoding stress-related protein, which produces MEKTLVDADFKQPVEAESTMKSTVESNHKQIEAISNPENIQKKLKYLDFIQVVSIYVVVCVSSIYEYAKENSGPLKPGVQTVEETVKTVIGPVYDKFRDVPFELLKFVDCKVDKSLSQLERHVPSMVKQSSSQARTVASEVQRVGVVDVAKSITRDIYTKYKLTAKAMHDKYERVAEQYAVFAWRSLSRLPFFPQVAQVVLPTTAYWSEKYNQVVQHFGENGYVVAAYLPLIPINRIAKVFIDDGRAPVVSSNGESVLRQ
- the LOC107943251 gene encoding stress-related protein, producing the protein MLLLSFIIDANFKQSTEVESTAKLTAEIEANLENIQKKLKHLYFVQVASIYTVVCVSRMHEYTKENSSALKSRVQIVEEIVKTIIGLFNDKFRNVLFELFKIFYRKVDKLLSPFECHVPSVVKHASSQARTVASKVQQVRVVDAAKSITRNVYTRYGPTTKEMYDKYEVVAKQYAVFTWRTLNRLSLFPQMAHLVVPTNAYWLKKYNQVVQQFGEKWCVVAAYLPLGPNDIITKVFMDNRGAPIISSNGKSI